The following proteins are co-located in the Synchiropus splendidus isolate RoL2022-P1 chromosome 14, RoL_Sspl_1.0, whole genome shotgun sequence genome:
- the bhlhe41 gene encoding class E basic helix-loop-helix protein 41 isoform X2 — protein MDERRAHLQDAAFMERAEFLGVDYPALYMCKSKRGIKREDGGKDAYKLPHRLIEKKRRDRINECIGQLKDLLPEHLKLSTLGHLEKAVVLELTLKHLNALTAVTEQQHQKILALQNGDRTIKADVDAFHSGFQTCAKEVLQYLAQVEKWGAREQRCAQLLSHLHQVLASGAPQQDGPHRGDNCVPVIQRTQGGEVNENDTDTDSGYGGEAEKSDAKECERSKSLKIKQEFGDERAAKKAKTSWTGSDGRADVALVNSLMGITNAGQQTPICMPFYFINPPAAAAAASYMPLFDKNSVEKLVYPAALASPFPWLYPAHAAAAAAAAAAAAFPGLSAHLGSTPAHKDSADSDGARETDSSSPEETPANEAADDDASSQSDDSSRVS, from the exons ATGGATGAGAGAAGAGCTCACTTGCAGGACGCAGCCTTCATGGAGCGCGCGGAGTTCCTCGG CGTGGACTACCCGGCTCTGTACATGTGCAAGTCCAAGCGAGGCATCAAGCGGGAGGATGGAGGAAAG GACGCGTACAAGTTGCCGCACCGGTTGATCGAGAAGAAGCGAAGAGACAGAATAAACGAATGTATCGGCCAGTTGAAAGACCTTCTGCCGGAGCACCTCAAGCTGTCG ACGCTGGGACACTTGGAGAAGGCGGTGGTTCTGGAGCTGACGCTGAAGCATTTAAACGCTCTGACGGCGGTGAcggagcagcagcaccagaaGATCCTGGCCCTGCAGAACG GAGACCGCACCATTAAGGCGGATGTGGACGCCTTTCACTCGGGGTTCCAGACCTGCGCCAAGGAGGTGCTGCAGTACCTGGCTCAGGTGGAGAAGTGGGGCGCGCGGGAGCAGCGGTGCGCGCAGCTCCTCAGCCACCTGCACCAGGTCCTGGCGTCCGGAGCGCCGCAGCAGGACGGGCCGCACAGAGGCGACAACTGCGTCCCGGTGATCCAGAGGACCCAGGGCGGGGAGGTGAACGAGAACGACACGGACACGGACAGTGGCTACGGCGGCGAGGCGGAGAAAAGCGACGCCAAAGAATGTGAGCGCAGCAAGTCGCTGAAGATCAAGCAGGAGTTTGGAGACGAGCGCGCGGCCAAGAAAGCCAAGACGAGCTGGACCGGCTCGGACGGAAGAGCAGACGTGGCGCTCGTGAACTCGCTGATGGGAATAACGAACGCGGGGCAGCAGACGCCCATCTGCATGCCGTTCTACTTCATCAACccacccgccgccgccgccgccgcgtcctACATGCCTCTGTTCGACAAGAACTCGGTGGAGAAGTTGGTGTATCCGGCCGCGCTGGCGTCTCCCTTCCCCTGGCTGTATCCCGCGCACGCGGCCGCGGCGGCTGCagcggccgccgccgccgccttccCTGGTCTGTCCGCGCACTTGGGATCCACGCCTGCGCACAAGGACTCCGCTGACAGCGACGGCGCGCGGGAGACGGACAGCAGCTCACCTGAGGAAACTCCCGCCAACGAGGCGGCAGACGATGACGCAAGCAGCCAGTCGGACGACAGCAGCCGAGTCAGCTAA
- the sspn gene encoding sarcospan: MGRGQKGSSGKSEKMKDESPAPEDYEKGRVCRFPLLVAVLQLLLGLAVTVVAFLMSAISPSLLARETPHWAGIILCLVSVVGLILYCVTYRPDERSSLQFIVKLLYFVLCAVGLVISVLVMAFAGHHYSQASSFSCSQAGEDCTCTLQPEDPVARTFTYQGVADCESITSTLTLYFLLQILLNLVQALVCAIATFIMWKHRYQVFFAGLQIRSPSWQKV, translated from the exons ATGGGACGAGGGCAGAAAGGTTCTTCAGGAAAGTCGGAGAAAATGAAAGACGAGAGTCCGGCGCCGGAGGACTATGAGAAGGGCAGAGTCTGTCGCTTCCCGCTGCTGGTGGCCGTTCTCCAGCTGCTCTTGGGGTTGGCGGTCACGGTGGTGGCCTTCCTCATGTCGGCCATCAGTCCCTCACTTCTAGCCAGAGAGACGCCTCACTGGGCCGGGATCATT CTCTGCCTGGTCTCCGTGGTGGGCCTGATCCTCTACTGCGTCACGTACCGGCCGGACGAGAGGTCCTCGCTACAGTTCATCGTCAAG CTCCTCTACTTCGTGCTGTGTGCGGTGGGACTGGTCATCTCCGTCCTGGTCATGGCGTTCGCCGGGCACCACTACAGCCAGgccagcagcttcagctgctcGCAGGCCGGGGAGGACTGCACCTGCACGCTGCAGCCAGAGGACCCGGTGGCTCGCACCTTCACCTACCAAGGCGTGGCAGACTGCGAGTCCATCACCTCCACACTCACCCTCTACTTCCTGCTGCAGATCCTGCTCAACCTGGTCCAGGCACTAGTGTGCGCCATCGCCACCTTCATCATGTGGAAGCACCGCTACCAAGTCTTCTTCGCAGGACTGCAGATCAGATCACCGTCCTGGCAGAAGGTCTAG
- the bhlhe41 gene encoding class E basic helix-loop-helix protein 41 isoform X1: MREELTCRTQPSWSARSSSAWTTRLCTCASPSEASSGRMEESFHPQDAYKLPHRLIEKKRRDRINECIGQLKDLLPEHLKLSTLGHLEKAVVLELTLKHLNALTAVTEQQHQKILALQNGDRTIKADVDAFHSGFQTCAKEVLQYLAQVEKWGAREQRCAQLLSHLHQVLASGAPQQDGPHRGDNCVPVIQRTQGGEVNENDTDTDSGYGGEAEKSDAKECERSKSLKIKQEFGDERAAKKAKTSWTGSDGRADVALVNSLMGITNAGQQTPICMPFYFINPPAAAAAASYMPLFDKNSVEKLVYPAALASPFPWLYPAHAAAAAAAAAAAAFPGLSAHLGSTPAHKDSADSDGARETDSSSPEETPANEAADDDASSQSDDSSRVS; the protein is encoded by the exons ATGAGAGAAGAGCTCACTTGCAGGACGCAGCCTTCATGGAGCGCGCGGAGTTCCTCGG CGTGGACTACCCGGCTCTGTACATGTGCAAGTCCAAGCGAGGCATCAAGCGGGAGGATGGAGGAAAG TTTCCATCCGCAGGACGCGTACAAGTTGCCGCACCGGTTGATCGAGAAGAAGCGAAGAGACAGAATAAACGAATGTATCGGCCAGTTGAAAGACCTTCTGCCGGAGCACCTCAAGCTGTCG ACGCTGGGACACTTGGAGAAGGCGGTGGTTCTGGAGCTGACGCTGAAGCATTTAAACGCTCTGACGGCGGTGAcggagcagcagcaccagaaGATCCTGGCCCTGCAGAACG GAGACCGCACCATTAAGGCGGATGTGGACGCCTTTCACTCGGGGTTCCAGACCTGCGCCAAGGAGGTGCTGCAGTACCTGGCTCAGGTGGAGAAGTGGGGCGCGCGGGAGCAGCGGTGCGCGCAGCTCCTCAGCCACCTGCACCAGGTCCTGGCGTCCGGAGCGCCGCAGCAGGACGGGCCGCACAGAGGCGACAACTGCGTCCCGGTGATCCAGAGGACCCAGGGCGGGGAGGTGAACGAGAACGACACGGACACGGACAGTGGCTACGGCGGCGAGGCGGAGAAAAGCGACGCCAAAGAATGTGAGCGCAGCAAGTCGCTGAAGATCAAGCAGGAGTTTGGAGACGAGCGCGCGGCCAAGAAAGCCAAGACGAGCTGGACCGGCTCGGACGGAAGAGCAGACGTGGCGCTCGTGAACTCGCTGATGGGAATAACGAACGCGGGGCAGCAGACGCCCATCTGCATGCCGTTCTACTTCATCAACccacccgccgccgccgccgccgcgtcctACATGCCTCTGTTCGACAAGAACTCGGTGGAGAAGTTGGTGTATCCGGCCGCGCTGGCGTCTCCCTTCCCCTGGCTGTATCCCGCGCACGCGGCCGCGGCGGCTGCagcggccgccgccgccgccttccCTGGTCTGTCCGCGCACTTGGGATCCACGCCTGCGCACAAGGACTCCGCTGACAGCGACGGCGCGCGGGAGACGGACAGCAGCTCACCTGAGGAAACTCCCGCCAACGAGGCGGCAGACGATGACGCAAGCAGCCAGTCGGACGACAGCAGCCGAGTCAGCTAA